The Candidatus Binatus sp. genome window below encodes:
- a CDS encoding site-specific DNA-methyltransferase: MANGRKKGNNSKGPRDAANYRHPEADSPLRPEVGTQPQFKKRKPPATYRYDSSISPELEWDGQNSSREAGEALIREILEAKSLDDAKHAAERLKQMSRPFLNWAGKAERLSFDVPTLPLFVHERLSTKGIIETLKGHKLDPQLGFDLFGDPGRSITDQVLKAYEYRDKWVNRMILGDSLAVMNSLLHYEGLGGQVQMIYIDPPYGVKFGSNFQPFVRKRDVTHNDDEDMTREPEMVKAYRDTWELGLHSYLTYMRDRLLLARELLSPSGSVFVQISDENLHHVRELMDEVFGSENDCGLITFTKTSSASGNLLSAVSDYLLWYCKDRERVKYRQLHLKKEAGEVGGTQYTWAELPDGTRNNFGSVERIQAEAPTGSRIFRQDNLTSQRPAQEGDVREFEFDGKRFTPGRGTFKTDLKGLESLARAKRLIVVGNTLSYVRFLGDFPVFPISNVWDDTAISGFAAQKLYVVQTSPKVIERCVLMTTDPGDLVLDPTCGSGTTAYAAEQWGRRWITIDTSRVPLALARQRLLTATFPYYQLNDEARGPAGGFIYQRKQNNKGEEVGGIVPHVTLKSIANDEPPAEEVLVDRPEVTNSITRVTGPFCVEATIPTPVDYESSPAEAGATESQQDHGSFVDRMLEVLRKSPVLQVGGNKKITLKNVRPPAKTLALSAEAMVANGADKSVAFVFGPENGAVSEKLVHEAAFEARGKGYAHLYVVGFAIQPNARNLIDNCEAVMSIAATYVQATPDLMMGDLLKTMRSSQIFSVCGLPEVKLRRIKPSSNGATQFEAELAGLDVFDPIEMHAHHESGDNVPAWLLDTDYNGLCFHVSQAFFPRTSAWENLKKALRGTYDEAVWDHLAGTISAPFEAGEHGQIAVKVIDDRGNELMVVKSITEAGKS; encoded by the coding sequence GTGGCGAACGGCAGGAAGAAGGGCAACAACAGCAAGGGGCCGCGCGACGCGGCCAATTATCGGCATCCCGAAGCCGACAGTCCGCTGCGGCCGGAGGTCGGCACGCAGCCGCAATTCAAGAAGCGCAAGCCGCCGGCCACTTATCGCTACGATTCGTCAATCTCGCCGGAGCTCGAATGGGACGGGCAGAATTCATCGCGCGAGGCAGGTGAGGCGCTGATTCGCGAAATCCTGGAAGCAAAATCACTCGACGATGCTAAGCACGCCGCCGAGCGGCTCAAACAGATGTCGCGGCCGTTCCTCAATTGGGCGGGCAAGGCGGAGCGGCTCTCCTTCGACGTGCCGACGCTGCCGCTGTTCGTGCATGAGCGGCTTTCGACCAAGGGCATCATCGAGACGCTCAAGGGACACAAGCTCGATCCGCAGCTCGGCTTCGACCTGTTCGGCGATCCCGGCCGTTCAATCACCGACCAGGTGCTCAAGGCCTACGAGTACCGCGACAAGTGGGTCAACCGGATGATCCTGGGCGACTCGCTGGCGGTGATGAATTCGCTGCTCCATTACGAGGGGCTGGGCGGGCAGGTCCAGATGATCTACATCGACCCGCCGTACGGGGTGAAGTTCGGCTCGAACTTTCAGCCGTTCGTGCGCAAGCGCGACGTCACTCACAACGACGACGAGGACATGACGCGCGAGCCCGAGATGGTGAAGGCGTACCGCGACACGTGGGAGTTGGGACTCCACTCTTACCTTACCTATATGCGCGATCGGCTGCTGCTCGCGCGTGAGTTACTATCGCCGAGCGGAAGCGTGTTTGTGCAAATCAGCGACGAGAATTTGCACCACGTTCGTGAGCTCATGGACGAAGTATTCGGTTCTGAAAACGACTGCGGCTTGATTACCTTCACCAAAACGAGCAGCGCATCTGGGAATTTGCTGTCTGCAGTGAGCGATTACCTTCTCTGGTATTGCAAGGATAGAGAGAGGGTCAAGTACCGCCAGCTTCACTTGAAAAAAGAAGCGGGCGAAGTTGGTGGGACCCAATACACGTGGGCCGAATTGCCCGATGGAACCCGGAACAATTTCGGGTCCGTCGAACGGATACAAGCCGAAGCACCGACAGGTTCAAGGATATTTCGACAGGACAATCTCACCAGCCAACGTCCCGCACAAGAAGGTGATGTGAGAGAGTTCGAGTTCGATGGCAAGCGGTTCACTCCCGGACGCGGGACGTTTAAGACCGATCTAAAGGGGCTGGAGAGTCTCGCTCGCGCTAAGAGACTCATTGTGGTCGGCAACACCTTGAGCTACGTGAGATTTCTAGGCGATTTTCCCGTATTCCCCATCTCCAACGTTTGGGATGACACGGCGATTTCAGGTTTCGCCGCGCAGAAGCTCTACGTAGTCCAGACGTCGCCGAAGGTAATCGAACGATGCGTCCTTATGACCACCGATCCCGGTGACCTTGTGCTCGATCCTACCTGCGGCAGCGGAACCACCGCATATGCCGCGGAGCAGTGGGGACGGCGCTGGATAACCATCGACACCAGTCGCGTTCCGCTCGCCCTCGCGCGCCAACGCCTGCTCACCGCAACGTTTCCCTATTACCAGCTAAACGACGAAGCGCGCGGACCTGCCGGCGGCTTCATCTATCAGCGCAAGCAAAACAACAAGGGCGAAGAAGTCGGCGGCATCGTGCCGCACGTCACGCTCAAGTCGATCGCGAACGACGAACCTCCGGCAGAGGAAGTGCTCGTCGATCGGCCTGAGGTCACGAACAGCATCACGCGCGTCACCGGTCCGTTCTGCGTCGAGGCGACGATCCCTACGCCGGTTGATTATGAATCCTCACCGGCTGAAGCCGGTGCCACTGAAAGCCAACAAGACCACGGCTCGTTCGTCGATCGGATGCTCGAAGTGCTGCGCAAGTCGCCGGTGCTGCAAGTCGGCGGCAACAAGAAAATCACGCTAAAGAACGTCCGCCCGCCGGCCAAGACGCTCGCGCTCTCGGCGGAAGCGATGGTCGCCAACGGCGCTGATAAGAGCGTGGCTTTCGTATTCGGGCCCGAGAACGGCGCGGTCAGCGAGAAGCTGGTGCATGAGGCCGCGTTCGAGGCGCGTGGCAAGGGGTACGCGCATCTGTACGTAGTCGGCTTCGCGATCCAGCCCAATGCGCGCAACCTGATCGACAACTGTGAAGCGGTGATGAGCATCGCGGCCACCTATGTGCAGGCGACGCCCGACCTGATGATGGGCGACTTGCTCAAGACGATGCGCTCGAGCCAGATTTTCAGCGTCTGCGGCCTGCCCGAGGTGAAGCTGCGCCGAATCAAGCCGTCGAGCAATGGCGCAACACAGTTCGAGGCCGAGCTGGCGGGGCTCGACGTGTTCGATCCAATCGAGATGCACGCGCATCATGAGTCCGGCGACAACGTCCCGGCGTGGCTCCTCGATACGGATTACAACGGGCTGTGCTTCCACGTGTCGCAGGCATTCTTTCCGCGCACCAGCGCATGGGAGAACCTGAAGAAGGCGCTGCGCGGCACCTACGATGAAGCGGTATGGGACCATCTGGCGGGCACAATCAGCGCGCCGTTCGAGGCGGGCGAGCACGGCCAGATCGCGGTCAAGGTGATCGACGATCGCGGCAACGAACTGATGGTAGTGAAAAGCATCACGGAAGCAGGCAAGAGCTAA
- a CDS encoding recombinase family protein: protein MEPAKSRIRRCAIYTRKSSEEGLEQDFNSLHAQREACEAYIKSQAGEGWQVVTTAYDDGGYSGGSMERPALQHLLEDIRQKQIDVVVVYKVDRLTRSLTDFAKMVEVFDAQGVSFVSVTQQFNTTTSMGRLTLNVLLSVAQFEREVTGERIRDKIAASKRKGMWMGGTVPIGYDVRDRHLVINRAEAATVKRIYERYLELGSVRLLKQDLDHRGVSSKIRVSMKGNKSGGRSFSRGALYELLANPIYIGEIRHKRERHLGLHGAILERELWERVQQQLREQAAQRSQRPIRAGSSPLAGKLFEQTGEPLYVQYTVKGARRYRYYVSKGLITGSAKDAQRGWRLSATEIERAVAIAARAILDDRVGLLEALEKSGIESPDVRAMLEAAADYGRRLIASIDVAACLTDLVERVELLEQGIRVSIKLSVPSVGQLEVPIASAIHLSRLLPLRMKRRGVETRLILEGCEDAPRTVDPALLKAIARATQWFEELAAGQVSSLAEVARRDGLPKRYVERLTKLAFLAPRIVDAVVEGRAAAGLSLQMLMDGRFELSPEWKEQLRQLAHG from the coding sequence ATGGAGCCCGCTAAATCTCGTATCCGGCGCTGCGCAATCTACACCCGCAAGAGCTCGGAAGAGGGTCTGGAGCAGGATTTCAATTCGCTTCACGCACAGCGCGAGGCGTGTGAGGCATACATAAAAAGCCAGGCCGGAGAGGGATGGCAGGTCGTCACAACTGCCTATGACGACGGCGGCTACTCGGGCGGCAGCATGGAGCGGCCGGCACTGCAGCATCTGCTGGAGGATATTCGCCAGAAGCAGATCGATGTGGTGGTCGTGTACAAGGTCGACCGGCTGACGCGGTCGCTCACGGACTTCGCGAAGATGGTCGAGGTGTTCGACGCCCAAGGCGTCTCCTTCGTATCCGTCACCCAGCAGTTCAACACGACTACGTCGATGGGACGCTTGACGCTGAACGTACTGCTCTCGGTCGCGCAGTTCGAGCGGGAAGTGACGGGGGAGCGGATTCGGGACAAAATTGCCGCCTCCAAGCGCAAGGGTATGTGGATGGGAGGCACCGTACCGATCGGTTATGACGTGCGCGATCGACATCTCGTAATCAATCGAGCGGAAGCGGCGACCGTGAAGCGGATCTACGAGCGGTATCTGGAACTCGGCAGCGTGCGGCTGCTCAAGCAGGATCTTGATCATCGCGGCGTCAGCTCCAAGATTCGAGTCTCGATGAAGGGCAATAAATCCGGTGGACGATCCTTCTCGCGCGGCGCCCTTTACGAACTGCTCGCCAACCCGATCTACATCGGCGAGATCCGCCACAAGCGGGAACGCCATCTGGGACTGCACGGCGCGATCCTCGAGCGCGAGCTCTGGGAAAGGGTTCAGCAACAGTTGCGCGAGCAAGCCGCGCAGCGGAGCCAACGTCCGATCAGGGCAGGATCGAGCCCGCTCGCAGGAAAGCTCTTCGAGCAAACTGGTGAGCCGCTCTACGTGCAATACACTGTGAAGGGCGCGCGGAGATACCGCTACTACGTATCGAAAGGCTTGATCACAGGCTCTGCCAAGGATGCGCAACGCGGCTGGAGACTGTCGGCGACTGAGATCGAGCGGGCAGTGGCAATTGCCGCGCGAGCCATTCTGGACGACCGAGTCGGCCTGCTCGAGGCACTGGAGAAGTCTGGAATCGAGTCTCCGGACGTGCGTGCGATGCTGGAAGCAGCGGCGGATTATGGCCGACGGCTGATAGCTTCGATTGACGTGGCAGCTTGTCTGACGGATCTGGTCGAGCGGGTGGAACTCCTCGAGCAGGGCATCCGGGTCTCAATCAAACTCTCGGTTCCCTCCGTCGGCCAACTCGAAGTGCCGATCGCCAGCGCAATTCATCTCTCGAGGCTCCTGCCGCTCAGAATGAAGCGGCGCGGCGTCGAGACACGGTTGATTCTGGAGGGATGCGAAGATGCCCCGAGGACGGTAGACCCGGCGCTGCTGAAGGCCATCGCTCGCGCCACTCAATGGTTTGAGGAATTGGCTGCGGGCCAAGTTAGCTCACTGGCCGAGGTTGCCCGACGCGACGGTCTCCCCAAGCGCTACGTCGAGCGGCTTACCAAACTGGCGTTCCTCGCACCCCGAATAGTCGATGCTGTGGTCGAGGGGCGCGCTGCGGCTGGCCTTAGTCTTCAGATGCTGATGGACGGTCGCTTCGAGCTGTCGCCAGAGTGGAAAGAGCAATTGCGTCAACTCGCGCACGGCTAG